In Panicum virgatum strain AP13 chromosome 5K, P.virgatum_v5, whole genome shotgun sequence, the genomic window CATTCCCCGTTTAGTCAGGGCAGAATCATCTTCCACGATTGCTGGATCAGCTTCATTGTTGATTCCTTTTGGTCGATGACTGCTTGCTGATGCCAGGTGATTTCCATCCAGAACCTCGCCTTTTATGTTGGCATGCTTCTCCTTCAGCTCCTCTTCAGATACTGATGTCCGAGAGTTGCCATATGCTGAAAATAACAAGACAGCCATTTGCAGGTTCAGATATTGTGAAACCCAACAACAATAAGTGAACAATCAGTTTGGGAGTTACTCACGTTTGAGGTATGTAAGGGCAAGAGTGAAGAGAGCATTGAAGAGTATGGTGAACCCAATCATTGCACCAAAGCCAATCCAGTACCACTTTGCTTCTGGGAATACTCCACGGGACTTAAGGGTTTGCACACCTAGGGTGTCGTTGGAGGCAGTGCTATTCAATATTTTGTCCCAGCTGTGCCCCAACATCTCATTCACCGAAATGGCATTCTGCGCATACATCATTGGGGAGATCCAGTAACCCCAGATCCaccatttctttattttttctgcAAGATGAATACAAAGAAATATTGGTTTATGAAAAAGCTACATTCAAAGAATTACAAAGAGAGAGAAATATGAGTTCTTACCTCTTACTAGAATAAATCCTCCCAACACCATGACAACCAGCAACATGAATGATGCAAAGACATTAGCAACAATCATGTTCCTTGCTACCCCACCTATAAAGCGAAAGAGTGCCGCTGCCATCTGATTGACTGCTAACAGAAGCAGATACTGCTTGAATAACCTGAGGGCAACTACTACTGTTAGAACATTCTCAATACATTACCAGAGTAATAAGAATGGGTAACGATAGACATTTAAACAATCGGTAAATCTCACCTCCCAACATTTGGGTCGAAGCCAATAACATAGTATGTCAAGAATACATAACCTCCGACCTCAATAAATGTGATGGGTATCTTGAGGATCCATGAGGGTATAGTGTAGGACCATGCTGGAAAGAAAAGGAGATCCCTCTGCTTGAAGAATACAGGCAGCTTGAACACAGTGAGTGCCAGCTCAGAGAAGCCATTGAACATGATCATAAGCACGCCAAAGAAGAGTGCGCCCATGTAGAGGCCCCCATCGTTCACTGTGTCATGCTTCATCTTCGTACGGAAGAAGAGAGTCATTGCAATGATTGACATCAGCATCAGCTGTAAAACCAGAGAACCAAGGAGTCAGTCATGTTTCAGTTattttaggccgtgtttagttctttatatgtaaaaattttgcgttggaattttgctaatttgaagtactaaatgaagtctatttacaaaactttttgtatagatgggttgtaaatcgcgagacaaatctaatgatgctaattaatctatgattaatatataattagtggatggttactgtagcatcactgttgcaaatcatagattacgTAGGCTCATTggaatcgtctcgcgatttacagcccatccatgcaaaaagttttataaatagactttatttagtactccatgcatgtatcccAACATTcgatataatattttttttgcgtttacgggtaaagatctaaacagggccttacttACATGCCAAATCATACTGTTTGCAACTTTGGAGTAGTGAGTTACCTGGAAGGTTCTGAACATGTAGACGAAAGAGTTCCTCTTCATGAGAAGGATCTCACGGTCTATGTTTGCCTTCAGCAGCTCCTTGCCACTCACGCCATATCTCGTGGTGGTTAGTGCGGCTGGGTGGCTTTTGCTCTTGTCGAATGGGACAGCAAGCTCATTTTCTATAGCTCTCCCTGTGTGGAATGACTTGAATGCCATTGCGAATTCCTTCACCGTCACAAACCTGTAGGGCTCATCACGCCGTGCCCAGTACTGTTTCTGATCTTTTTTCGAAGTCACCTGCTCAGAATTTCAAATGGAGATATGGTAACAAGAACATTATGCGGGTGTATACTGAAATAAGGTGGCACAGTACATACTTCTTGCAAGAAGTCAGCAACACCCTTCCTCTCAGGGCATCTGAAACCCATGGACTCAAAAAACTCGATAACTTCTTCTCGAGGGCCCTGGTACACAACCTGGCCGTCTGAGAGGAGAATAATGTCATCGAACAGATTATATGTCTCAGGTGCTGGTTGAAGCAAGGAGATGACCGCTGTGCCACCGAGGATGTGGATGGACTGCCTGAGTGAGTTCACAATCTGGAAGGTAGTGGAGCTATCAAGCCCAGTCGAGATCTCGTCCATAAAAAGTGCTTTGGCTGGACCAACCAGCATCTCACCTACAGGAAACATCCAAATGATATTCAGAATTCAGAAAGCACTTCAGCAAAGCCAATGCTCTTGAGCTCAAATCGTTATAAAAGAATGTTTACCGGTTGTCACACGCTTTCGTTGCCCACCAGATATTCCCCTGAGCATTTCATCCCCTACCATCGTGTCTGCGCATATCTCTAGTCCTAATATCTGCAGCAAGTAAAGTGTACGTAATTACGACATTGAGTAATTCAATCTAGAATTACTCAAGGTTGAGGCTAAAAGTTGCACATACCTTCAGGATATAGTCAGTGATCACACTGGCCTCTTTCCCACCCATTGCGGATGCCTAATTAAATTATGCAGGAAAATAATAGTTAGTTTTGATTAGAATTCGTTAAATATTCATGAAAATATAATCAAAAGATGGAAAATCTACTGGATTTAGTCAGGGTTCAGTGCTTCACTTGCCTTCATGAATGCATCAATATCAGCGTCAGGTTTGATATTGGCCGCCTTCTCCCGCCTCGACAGCTCAGTCAGCATATCTAATAACATAAAAGGAAAGAAGCCAAGCAAGATAAGCAAATCATCGAAACCATGCAAATCCCACATACTAGGCAAGAGGCCCATATGAATATGCATGTGCTGACATGACTAATTGCTCAGAATCGTACCAAAGCGGGAGCCAACACCCTGGCAACGTGCTGAGAATGCAAGAGTCTCCCTCACAGTCATCTCTCCGATGTGAAGGTCATGCTGGCTGATGTACGCGGCCGTCCTCTCTGGAACAAACTCTGTCATCTCGTGCCCATTGTAGGTCACTTTGCCACTAACCTGCAGAGTGTCTCGTCACATTAGGCACTGTCAATTTCGGTAATCTGTACAGCATTGAAGCAGTTGCCGACCAAAGGTTCTCTGTTTCTAATCTTGTCTGCCCATTTTTTGGCATAACTTGAAAACAAAAGAGATTTTCATGAAATGCAGTTAATGAGCGAATACAGATAGGGTTCTGGAAGTCGTAATTATTGCATACAAATGCAATAGCACATTCCATTTTCCACTACCTTGAGGTCTTTGTCAAGCCTTCCAGCCAACGCGAGCAGCAAAGTGGTCTTCCCTGATCCGGGTGGGCCTAACAGAAGGGTCATCCTGCACTCAACGTAAAGATCGTGAGGTTGACTGGTGGAAGAAGCGAAGAAATTGAATCCAGTCCCAGATAGTCAATCCAATCTCCAACACAAGAAAAACACCGATAGTATTATTCTAGTTGCCGAAAGGAACATCTCATCAACTCTGTAAATAAAAACAATTTGACGTTCTTGAGGAGAGAAAACTACGAATAGCTATCATTTTACTACAGTACCTGCGAGGCTTGATGATTCCGCTGACGTCGTGGAGGATGGGCATGGTCCGCTTCCTGCTGGGCAGCAAGTGCAGCGCGTTCGCCGCTTCCTGAGTCGAAGAGGCGCATCCAAAATCAATCACCATTCGGTAGCGCATATGCAGGCGGAATCCCACAACGCACAAATGaacgggcggcgcgacggccgcGCGCGTACCTCGACCGTGTTGACGATGGAGTTGAGGACGGTGGGGAGGCCGCTGCTGCCGACgcgcacctccgccgccgcctcgaggttCTGGAACCGCACCTCGATCGTGGGCATGTCGATCCCGACCCTGCACCAATGAAACGCGCGCGCGCGGAACAAATTGTCAAACACCCGGCGGGAGGGGAGAAGGCGGCGGTGACCGCGCGGCTCATCACGAGCGAGCGGAGCGGGCGATCGAGGGCTTAGCGCCGTACCTGTCGACGCGGTCCTTGAGCTTGAGCAGGAAGCGCTCGTTGTCCTCGTCGGCGACGCGCACGAGGCGCTCCAGCAGCGCGCGGCGCTGCTGCGGGCCGAGGCTGAGCACGTCGACATCGACGAGCCCcttcccgccgcccgcctcggcgccgtcgccgagcgGGACGATGGCGCGGCGGACGCGGTCGTAGGTGGGCAGCTTCTCGAGCGCGGCCCACCGCagcgcctcctcgtcgtcctcctccctgGACGAGCGCGAGAACACGTCGTCCCCGCGCCGCCACATGGAGCCGCTGTTCCCCCGCCGCATGCTCACCACCTTCTGGATGTCCCCCGCCGCGTCCATCTCCGtatccctcctcctcctccttcctcccctgccgccgcctcctacTCCGCTACCAATCCCGCCCCAGCGCCGAGCGGATTTCGCGCTGACACCGCGTTTCCGCAGCGATTCCGGCGGTGCGCGTGTTTTTTGGGGGTGCGTGCCGCCTGCGTGCCCTTGCCCCCGTTTCGCGGTGGAAGGCTGCTGAGGCGGAGAAAGCGTAGGGGTGATGGGGTTTTTGTAGGGGTGAGGCGTtggaacggaacggaacggtTTCAAAGGGGTTGGCTCCCGCAGTCGCGGGTGTGGGGCCCGGGAGGAGGGCGCTTGGCAGCCAAGACACCTCGCCGCGCCGAACCCCCGCCGCCCAGGGGCGCCTGGTGCGGTCGCTGCTTGTGCCGGGTGCCGGGCACTGGGCACTGCTGGCCGCCTGTCGCTTCTAGAAGGCGCGCTGTATCGGGTTGGGTTGGCTCGGGGAGGCTGTCTTCCAGAAggaagaagaggtgcgtggctCGCTGACGGGAGTGAATCCACTGCATGATCATGGGCGGCAGCATCAACGCCAAGCGAATTTGCAAGGCTTCGTTTGTCAACTGGACCGATCGAGCAGTAAAAAGGAGAATCAAGCTTCTTCAGCTGCGTGACCACCAATCCaatggagagaaaaaaagaagggGCTTGTTGTTGGCACCTGTACACGGTTGTCAATGTCAGAAGGTGGACACATCCATTTGAATTCGTAA contains:
- the LOC120707362 gene encoding ABC transporter G family member 36; this encodes MDAAGDIQKVVSMRRGNSGSMWRRGDDVFSRSSREEDDEEALRWAALEKLPTYDRVRRAIVPLGDGAEAGGGKGLVDVDVLSLGPQQRRALLERLVRVADEDNERFLLKLKDRVDRVGIDMPTIEVRFQNLEAAAEVRVGSSGLPTVLNSIVNTVEEAANALHLLPSRKRTMPILHDVSGIIKPRRMTLLLGPPGSGKTTLLLALAGRLDKDLKVSGKVTYNGHEMTEFVPERTAAYISQHDLHIGEMTVRETLAFSARCQGVGSRFDMLTELSRREKAANIKPDADIDAFMKASAMGGKEASVITDYILKILGLEICADTMVGDEMLRGISGGQRKRVTTGEMLVGPAKALFMDEISTGLDSSTTFQIVNSLRQSIHILGGTAVISLLQPAPETYNLFDDIILLSDGQVVYQGPREEVIEFFESMGFRCPERKGVADFLQEVTSKKDQKQYWARRDEPYRFVTVKEFAMAFKSFHTGRAIENELAVPFDKSKSHPAALTTTRYGVSGKELLKANIDREILLMKRNSFVYMFRTFQLMLMSIIAMTLFFRTKMKHDTVNDGGLYMGALFFGVLMIMFNGFSELALTVFKLPVFFKQRDLLFFPAWSYTIPSWILKIPITFIEVGGYVFLTYYVIGFDPNVGRLFKQYLLLLAVNQMAAALFRFIGGVARNMIVANVFASFMLLVVMVLGGFILVREKIKKWWIWGYWISPMMYAQNAISVNEMLGHSWDKILNSTASNDTLGVQTLKSRGVFPEAKWYWIGFGAMIGFTILFNALFTLALTYLKPYGNSRTSVSEEELKEKHANIKGEVLDGNHLASASSHRPKGINNEADPAIVEDDSALTKRGMILPFVPLSLTFDDIRYSVDMPQEMKAQGVQEDRLELLKGVSGSFRPGVLTALMGVSGAGKTTLMDVLAGRKTGGYIEGDISISGYLKKQETFARVSGYCEQNDIHSPQVTVYESLLFSAWLRLPKDVDSNKRKIFIEEVMELVELKPLRDALVGLPGVNGLSTEQRKRLTIAVELVANPSIIFMDEPTSGLDARAAAIVMRTVRNTVDTGRTVVCTIHQPSIDIFEAFDELFLMKRGGEEIYAGPLGHHSSELIKYFEGIQGVSKIKDGYNPATWMLEVTTVSQEHILGVDFSEIYKKSELFQRNKALIKELSQPAPGSSDLHFPSKYAQSSITQCMACLWKQNLSYWRNPPYNTVRFFFTTIIALLLGTIFWDLGGKVKTSQDLLNAMGSMYSAVLFIGVMNCTSVQPVVAVERTVFYRERAAGMYSAFPYAFGQVVIELPYALAQDILYGVIVYSMIGFEWTAAKFFWYLFFGYFTLLYFTFYGMMAVGLTPNYHIASIVSSAFYAIWNLFSGFIIPRPKVPIWWRWYCWICPVAWTLYGLVVSQFGDMMSRMDDGRTVKVFVEDYFDFKHSWLGWVAAVVVGFAVLFAALFGFAIMKLNFQKR